Proteins from a genomic interval of Zingiber officinale cultivar Zhangliang chromosome 1B, Zo_v1.1, whole genome shotgun sequence:
- the LOC122041965 gene encoding WAT1-related protein At5g07050-like — protein sequence MANESELHHEKVILISSKPSQTRLAIMASMKACAPYICMVVCQFASAGSSILNKLALEQGLSMLVFVVYRHLIAVIILAPLAYVLERNQRPCFSFAIMLKIFILAMVGITIQQNVYYVGLHFTSPTVAVALSNVIPAFTFILAMILRMEKLSLKTARGRTKLGGAIFCIAGALVFIFWKGHLLGVIVRRPLVQFHFKSSKKGDDWLRGSALILTSCFAGSAKLILQAFICQIYPARLTMNTLVCFFASLQSSALALVFERNASSWRMNWNIQLMAIIYGGTVISCLVYYLQIYCISKKGPVFCSIFAPLAMLIVAFVSAFIFAERLHVGSLIGASIIILGLYCFLWGKSGDSVEEGDKDCGAQRDSEAEMSPWHD from the exons ATGGCCAATGAATCTGAACTCCACCATGAAAAAGTGATCCTGATAAGCTCCAAACCTTCTCAAACAAG GTTGGCGATCATGGCTTCCATGAAAGCATGTGCCCCTTACATCTGCATGGTTGTGTGCCAGTTCGCATCTGCTGGATCCAGCATTCTGAACAAACTTGCATTGGAACAAGGACTAAGCATGCTAGTCTTTGTTGTTTACAGGCACCTCATCGCTGTGATCATCTTGGCTCCTCTTGCCTATGTGCTCGAAAG GAACCAAAGGCCCTGCTTCTCATTTGCTATCATGCTAAAAATATTCATTCTTGCTATGGTGGGCATAACAATTCAGCAAAACGTATACTATGTTGGACTCCATTTCACTTCTCCAACTGTTGCCGTTGCCTTGAGCAATGTCATTCCTGCTTTTACTTTCATATTGGCAATGATACTAAG GATGGAAAAGCTCAGCTTGAAGACAGCACGAGGGAGGACCAAGCTTGGAGGAGCCATCTTTTGCATCGCTGGTGCTCTGGTCTTCATATTTTGGAAAGGTCATCTGTTGGGAGTCATTGTTAGAAGACCTTTGGTCCAGTTCCATTTCAAAAGTTCTAAGAAAGGAGATGATTGGCTTAGAGGCTCTGCTCTTATCTTAACCAGTTGTTTTGCAGGCAGTGCAAAGCTTATTCTTCAG GCATTCATCTGCCAGATCTACCCAGCCAGACTCACCATGAACACCTTGGTGTGCTTCTTCGCATCACTGCAATCTTCTGCACTTGCTCTCGTCTTCGAACGGAATGCTTCATCATGGAGAATGAATTGGAACATACAACTCATGGCTATCATATATGGC GGAACTGTCATATCTTGCCTCGTATACTACTTGCAAATATATTGCATTAGCAAGAAGGGACCAGTATTTTGTTCCATCTTCGCACCTCTAGCAATGTTGATTGTGGCTTTTGTCTCGGCTTTCATCTTTGCCGAACGACTTCATGTCGGCAG CTTGATAGGTGCATCGATCATAATTCTGGGACTCTATTGCTTCCTCTGGGGAAAAAGTGGAGATTCTGTTGAGGAAGGTGACAAGGATTGTGGAGCGCAGAGGGATTCGGAAGCTGAAATGAGCCCTTGGcatgattag
- the LOC122041975 gene encoding WAT1-related protein At5g64700-like, with the protein MEKLSLKTVRGRARLAGTIFCITGALIFTFWKGHLLGAFVTSPLIQLHFESPEKGDAWLKGSALMLFGYFACSVSLVLQASICEIYPAKLTMNAVMCFFAALQSSALSLIFERNASSWRMFWNVQLMTIIYSGTIVSGLVYYMQIYCVSEKGPVFCAIFTPLGMLVVALVSAFVFAEQLHVGSLIGAVIIILGLYCVLWGKSRDSSENGDQDCEAQKDPGAEKNPSASSSSLVAILYELCSEQCGAQPAPLERRVVSAKGCRRIARRFLAADVRRHVLLRVPAEAVDETMAMLNHPTAWWV; encoded by the exons ATGGAAAAACTCAGCTTGAAGACCGTAAGAGGGAGGGCCAGGCTTGCAGGGACCATCTTCTGCATCACTGGTGCCCTGATCTTCACATTTTGGAAAGGTCATTTGTTGGGGGCCTTTGTTACTTCACCTTTGATCCAACTTCATTTCGAAAGTCCTGAGAAAGGCGATGCCTGGCTTAAAGGCTCTGCTCTTATGCTATTCGGCTATTTTGCATGCAGTGTATCGCTTGTTCTTCAG GCATCCATCTGTGAGATCTACCCAGCCAAACTCACCATGAACGCCGTGATGTGCTTCTTCGCAGCACTGCAATCTTCTGCACTTTCCCTCATCTTTGAAAGGAATGCCTCGTCATGGAGAATGTTTTGGAACGTGCAGCTCATGACCATCATATACAGC GGAACTATCGTATCTGGCCTCGTATACTACATGCAAATATACTGTGTTAGCGAGAAGGGACCTGTATTTTGTGCCATCTTCACACCTCTCGGAATGTTGGTCGTGGCTCTTGTCTCGGCCTTCGTCTTTGCTGAACAACTTCATGTCggcag TTTGATCGGAGCGGTGATCATAATCCTGGGACTCTACTGCGTCCTCTGGGGAAAAAGTAGAGATTCCAGTGAGAATGGTGACCAGGATTGTGAAGCACAGAAGGATCCAGGAGCTGAAAAGAATCC ATCTGCTTCGTCCTCTTCTTTGGTCGCCATCCTCTACGAGCTCTGCTCGGAGCAATGTGGAGCGCAGCCTGCTCCCCTTGAACGGCGAGTTGTCTCGGCGAAGGGCTGCCGTCGAATTGCAAGACGTTTTCTTGCTGCTGACGTTCGACGCCATGTGCTACTTCGTGTTCCCGCGGAGGCGGTGGATGAAACCATGGCGATGCTGAATCATCCTACGGCGTGGTGGGTCTAG